Below is a window of Shewanella khirikhana DNA.
CATTGCGGCATACAACCACTTTTTCGCCCGGCTCCACCAGATTCACAAAACAGGTTTCCATACCGGCACTACCCGGCGCCGATACCGCCAGCGTCATCTCGTTTTGGGTCTGAAAGGCATATTGCAGCAGGGATTTAAGCTCATCCATCATGGCCACAAACAAGGGATCCAGATGGCCCACGGTGGGGCGCGACTGGGCCAGCAACACCTCGGGATACACATCAGAAGGGCCCGGGCCCATCAAAATACGGCGTGGCGGCATAAAGGGCGCTATCTTGGGAGCGGCTTGCATGGAGACTCCTTGTAGGTTGTCGCGGCGGTGCCGCATTGAGGTCTGAGTTATTTTATTGGCTTTATAATGATTTCGAGCATTTACCCTAACACATTGCTGATACTAAAACGCCCCTGCCTTGGTCTAAGGGAGGGGCGCTTCATATTTATTTACTACCCAAAAACAAGCGGTAAGCCGGGCTGTGGGTTTCTTCCTGCCACACAAAGCCAAGCTCGGTGAGGAAGCGACCAAAGGCTTCATGGTCGCCCTCCGGTACCTCGAAGCCTGCCAGCACCCGCCCAAAGGCGGCGCCGTGGTTGCGGTAGTGGAACAGGCTGATGTTCCAGCGGCTGCCAAGGGTGGTTAAAAACTTAAGCAGCGCCCCAGGATACTCGGGGAACTCGAAGCTGAATAGCCGCTCACTCAAAGGCTCTGTGGGGTGGCCACCCACCATATAGCGCACGTGCAGTTTGGCGGTTTCATCATTAGTTAAGTCCTGCACCTCAAAGCCACCTGAGGTGAGCGATGCGATTATCTCGGCAAGCTCCTGCTGACCGCCGGAGAGGCGGATACCGGCAAACACCACAGCGCTGTCGCGGCCAGAGAAGCGGTAGTTGAACTCGGTCATGGCGCGCTTGCCCAAAAGCTCGCAAAACTTAAGAAAGCTGCCGGGCACTTCGGGCACCTTTACCGCCAGTACCGCTTCTTTTTGCTCGCCAAGCTCACAGCGCTCAGACACGTATCTGAGGCTATGGAAATTCACATTGGCGCCACTCAGGATGGCGGCCACCTTGCGGGCCGGTTTACCCGCCTCAGCAAGGGCTGGCGTAGCCTGTGCCAGATATTTTTTAAGCCCCGCCAGCGACAGCGCGCCGGCAGGCTCGGCGATGGCGCGGGTATCTTCGAAGATATCCTTCACCGCAGCGCAGATTTCATCCGAGCTCACGGTGACCACCTCATCCACATAGTGTTTGGCGATGCGAAAGGGCTCGGCGCCGATACGCTTAACCGCCACGCCATCGGCAAAGAGGCCCACTTGAGACAGTGTCACGGGCTCACCCGCCGCCATGGCAGCCTTAAGACAAGCGGCATCTTCTGGCTCGACCCCGATTATTTTCACAGACGGGCGCACCGCCTTGTAGTAAGCGGCAATACCGGCCACCAGACCGCCGCCGCCCACGGGCACAAATACCAGCTCCAGATCCCGCTGCTGCTGCAACATTTCCTGGGCCACCGTGCCCTGTCCGGCAATCACAGCCTCATCATCGAAGGGGGCGATATAGACCCGTCCCTCGGTTTGCGCCAGATGCTGGGCATGAGCGTTGGCCTGATCGAATGACTCTCCGTGCAAGAGCACATTACCGCCGCGGCGACGCACCGCATCGATTTTGATGTCCGGCGTAGTGGTGGGCATGACTATCACAGCATCTACACCGCGGCTTGAGGCCGACAGCGCCACGCCCTGGGCATGGTTACCGGCCGAGGCACAGACCACACCACGCTCGCATTCAGCCTGAGTCAGCTGCGAAATGCGGTTGTAGGCACCGCGCAGCTTGAAGGAGTGCACCGGCTGCATGTCTTCACGCTTTAAATAAATCTCCTGCCCGAGGCGCGCCGACAGCTTGCCCATGTGCGACAAAGGCGTCACCTTGGCCACGTCATACACGGACGACAGCAGGATTTTTTGCAGATAATAATGAGCAAGATCCACAGGCTTCACCTCTGATTTATTCGTGTCACCACCGCCAGCAAAATCCAGCATCTCAGCCCTCCAATTTGGAGACATCACGCACCGCGCCCTTATCGGCACTGGTGGCGAGCATGGCATATGCCTTAAGCGCCATCGAAACAGGGCGAACCCGTGACAGTGGTTTCCAGGCCAGTGGCCCTTTGGCATTCATGGCTGCGCGGCGGCTTTCGAGCTCGGCGTCGCTCACCAGCAGTTTGATGCTGCGGCCTGGGATATCGATATCGATGCGATCGCCATTTTCAATCAGGCCTATGGTGCCGCCGGAGGCCGCCTCGGGCGACACGTGGCCGATGGACAGCCCCGAGGTACCGCCGGAGAAACGGCCGTCAGTAATAAGGGCGCACTGGGTGCCCAGGCCGCGGGACTTTAAGTAACTGGTTGGGTAGAGCATTTCCTGCATGCCGGGGCCGCCCTTGGGGCCTTCATAGCGAATGACCACCACGTCACCGGCCACCACTTCGCCGCCAAGGATGCCGGCAACTGCGTCTTCCTGGCTCTCGTATACCCGCGCCACACCGCTGAACTTAAGATTGGAGTCATCCACCCCGGCGGTCTTCACGATACAGCCGTTTTCGGCGAGATTGCCCGACAATACGGCCAGGCCACCTTCCTGACTGAAGGCAAACTCACGGCTGCGGATACAGCCTTCGCGGCGGTCATCATCCAGGGTGTCCCAGCGGCAGGACTGGCTGAAGGCTCGGGTGGTGGGGATGCCCGCAGGACCTGCGCGGAAAAACTCGTGCACTTTTTGATCCTGGGTCAGCACCACATCGAAGCGCTCCAGCACAGATTTCAAGGTGCCATCTTCCGATGCCACGTGGTTTACGTCTGTGTGCAGCAATCCGGCGCGGTCGAGTTCACCCAGAATCGCCATCACACCACCGGCGCGGTGCACATCTTCCATATGGTACTTGGGCGTGGACGGCGCCACCTTGCACAGGTGCGGCACCTTGCGGCTGATGCGGTCGATATCGGCCATGGTGAAATCCACCTCGGCCTCCTGGGCCGCCGCCAGCAGGTGCAACACGGTATTGGACGAGCCGCCCATGGCCACATCCAGCGCCATGGCGTTTTCAAAGGCCTTGAAAGAGGCAATAGCGCGGGGCAGCACAGAGGCGTCATCGTCACCATAGTAACGCTTGGCAAGCTTCATCACCCGGCGACCGGCCTCAAGGAACAGCTCACGGCGATCGCTGTGGGTCGCCAGCATGGAGCCGTTGCCCGGCAGTGACAGACCCAGCGCTTCGGTGAGGCAGTTCATGGAGTTGGCGGTAAACATGCCGGAGCAGCTACCGCAGGTCGGGCAGGCGCTGCGCTCGATTTGCTCGCTGTCGGCGTCGCTGATGCGGTCGTCCGCCGCCGCCACCATGGCGTCCACCAAATCCAGCTTGATGAGCTTGTCAGACAGCTTGGTTTTACCCGCTTCCATCGGCCCGCCGGAAACAAACACCACAGGGATATTGAGGCGCAGCGCCGCCATCAGCATGCCGGGGGTGATTTTGTCGCAGTTACTGATACACACCAGCGCATCGGCGCAGTGGGCGTTGACCATGTACTCCACGCTGTCGGCAATCAGCTCGCGTGATGGCAGCGAATACAGCATGCCGCCGTGGCCCATGGCAATGCCGTCATCCACGGCGATGGTGTTGAATTCTTTGGCGATACCGCCCGCCTCTTCGATGGCCGACGCCACCAGGGCGCCCATGTCTTTTAAGTGCACATGGCCGGGCACAAACTGGGTAAAGGAGTTGGCAATGGCGATGATGGGCTTGCCGAAGTCGGTATCTTTAACGCCGGTGGCACGCCACAGGGCGCGGGCTCCAGCCATGTTACGGCCTTCGGTACTGGTGGCGGAACGTAATTTAGCCATTGAAACTTCCTATGCTTTTTTCAATTTTTTGATGGAAACAGAATATCTTACTTATGTTATGAGATCAGGCACTTGCCGACTGTGACATGGCGGGCTGCATCACATGACAGCCGGTCACATCCACCAGCTTGGTCAACTGGTTGCTCAAAAGCTCAATCGCCCGCTCACTGGAAACCGACATCGACAGATACACGCTCTCTTCGCCGAGGCGCATATTCATATTCGTCACGGTAAAGCCGCGGTGGCGAACGACCCGCAGGACGCGCTCAACCACTTCGGGACGCTGCATCAGGGTAACTTCCAGGCTGTGGTTCATGTGCTTCTCTCCATTTCTTCCATCATATCGCTGTTTGAGGCGCCGGGCGGTACCAGCGGCCAGACGTTAAAGGCATCATCTATCGCCACATGCAATAGGAAGGGGCCTTTGCAGGTGAGCATTTCTTCCAGTGCTTCTTCCACTTCGTCGGCGCCGAAAATGGTGCGACCGGGGATCTCGAAGGCCGAGGCCAGGGTGACAAAGTCCGGGTTGTCCGACAGATTGGTCTCGCTGTAGCGTTCTTCGAAAAACAGCTGTTGCCACTGCTTCACCATACCCAGACGCTGGTTGTCGATAAGCAGGATTTTCACCGGCAGCTTACGGCGCTTGATGGTGGTCAGCTCCTGCACGTTCATCATGAAGGAGCCATCGCCGGACACGGCCACCACTGTGGCATCGGGACGGGCCATCTGGGCGCCGATAGCGGCAGGCAAGCCAAAGCCCATGGTGCCAAGGCCAGCGCTGGACAAGTGATCTTCAGGGCGGCGGAAATGCATGTGCTGGGCAACCCACATCTGGTGCTGGCCTACATCGCAGCTCACCACGCTGTCTTCCGGCAACTTGTTGGCCAGACGGCGCAGCATGGCCGGGGCGTAGATAAGGCTGCCGGGGTGGTTATAGTCCCAGCGATGGGCCTCGGCCAACGATTCCACTTCGCTGCACCAGGGAGCAATATCCAGCTCCATTTCAAGCCGTGGCAGCACGGCGCGAAGCTCGGCGGCAATGGCCACATCGGGCTGGCGCAGTTTGCCAAGCTCGGCGGCATCTATGTCCAGATGTAGCACCTTGGCATTGGGCGCAAATGAGGCCAGGCGGCCGGTCACGCGGTCATCGAAACGGGCACCAACCACCATCAGCAAATCACATTCCTGCACCGCAAGGTTTGCCGCCTTACCGCCGTGCATCCCCAGCATGCCGAGGTACCCCGGGGTGCCATGGGGGATGGTTCCCAAGCCCTTCAGGGTTGCCACAGAAGGCATGTTGGTGGCCTTGATAAAGCGGCGCAGCTGCTCAACAGCGCCAGCCATACCCACGCCGCCGCCCACGTACAACATGGGCTTTTTGGCGGCCGCTATCAGGGCGCGGGCGGCGTCTATGTCGGCATCCAGCAGTTCGGGCTCATCGGCCACCGCCAGCAGCGGGGCACGGTATTCGAGCTGGGCGATTTGGATATCCTTGGGGATGTCCACCAGCACAGGGCCGGGACGACCCGAGGCGGCAAGTTCGAAGGCGCGGTAGAGGGTGGGCACCAGTTCATCGACACTCTGCACCATAAAGCTGTGTTTGGTGCAGGACAGGCTCATGCCGAGCACATCGATTTCCTGAAAGGCATCGGTGCCGATAACCGAGGTGGACACCTGGCCTGTGATGGCCACCACGGGCACTGAATCCAGCAGGGCATCGGCAAGGGCGGTGATAAGGTTGGTGGCGCCGGGGCCAGAGGTGGCGAAGCAGACGCCGGTTTTGCCACTGGCGCGGGCATAGCCCACGGCAGCGAAGCCAGCACCCTGTTCGTGGCGGCACAGGGTGTGCTCGACTTCACTGCCGTAAAGCGCATCGTAGATGGGCATGATGGCGCCACCGGGATAACCGAATACCGTGTTCACCCCATGGGCGGCCAATACCTTGATGACTGCGTCAGCCCCTCTCATCATCTGTCCTTCCATCTAAATTCCTGCTCTGTGCCATTACGGTAGTTTTCAAATGCCCTGAAACGAGAAACCCCCCGGTCCTTTCGGAGCGGGGGGCTTTTCTGCAACTTCTTTCCTAGATTAGGTCTGTCAGTTTGCCATGCGCCGTCCCCGCTGTGACTTAATAATCACTACGGTAATAATCACGAGAATGAGCTTGGCAGCCTGGTTAAACACGTTTGACAGAGTCCTTAATCAACTTGCGTATTCGTTTCTGATGTCGCCTTTTTGAGCGAGCTTTAAGAATTAGCACAAAGCTTGCCGGCTTTACAACAGAAAATTTGCATTCCAAAAAAGATTCAGCTTCCCTGCCGAGACAATGCAAACAACAACAGAAAAAGTATCGAGCTTGGCCACAAGCTCAGGCCTTTCGGCCAGCGGCAGTTGTGACCACTCAACACAACTGTTGCTTTATTGCATTTGTTGCAGCCGGGTCGTTGGCTCCTTGAACAACCCGGCATTGTGCCCCAGTTACTGGGCAGCGCTGATGCGCTTCATGTCTTTCATGTAGCCGCGCAGCTCTTCACCGATGTACTCAACGGCGGTGTTGCGGATGGCCTGATTCACTTCAATCAAACGCACGTTGTCCACAGCGTTGCAGCCGTCTTTCAGCCCGGCGCCCAGGTACTCGGCTGACATGGACTTCACATAGTCACGCAGCATAGGCACGGCGGCATGGTTGAACAGGTAGCAGCCATATTCGGCGGTATCTGAAATCACCACGTTCATCTCGTACAGACGCTTACGGGCGATGGTGTTGGCGATCAGCGGCGTTTCGTGCAGAGACTCATAATAGGCTGATTCTTCGATGATCCCGGCGTCAACCATGGTATCGAACGCCAGCTCTACACCGGCCTTGATCATGGCCACCAGGAAGATGCCCTTGTCGAAGTATGTCTGCTCGTCGATATGCTCATTGCTGCTTGGGGCATTCTCAAACGCAGTCTCGTTGGTTTCGGCGCGCCAGCGCAGCAGATTGGCATCGTCGTTGGCCCAGTCTTCCATCATCACGCGGGAGAATTCGCCGCTGATGATGTCATCCATGTGCTTCTCGAACAGAGGTGCCAGAATGCCTTTCAATTCTTCAGCCATATCAAATGCTTTGATCTTGGCTGGGTTAGACAGGCGATCCATCATATTGGTGATACCGCCCTGCTTGAGCGCTTCGGTGATGGTCTCCAGACCCTGCTGGATAAGCTTGGCGGCATAGCCAGGTTCAACACCGTCGGCCACCATCTTCTCGTAGCCGAGGATGGCAGAGGTTTGCAGCATGCCACACAGGATGGTCTGCTCGCCCATCAGATCCGATTTCACTTCGGCGATGAATGACGAGTGCAATACACCGGCACGGTCACCGCCGGTGGCGCTGGCATAGGCCTTGGCGATTTCCAGACCGTCACCCCGTGGGTCGTTCTCTGGGTGAACCGCAATCAGGGTAGGAACCCCGAAACCGCGCTTGTATTCTTCACGCACTTCGGTGCCAGGGCACTTGGGGGCCACCATCACCACGGTGATATCGGGGCGAACCTGCATGCCTTCTTCAACGATGTTGAAGCCGTGGGAGTAAGACAGAGTCGCGCCCTGCTTCATCAGCGGCATTACAGTGTTAACTACGTTGGAGTGCTGTTTGTCTGGCGTCAGGTTCAGTACCAGATCTGCCTGTGGGATCAGCTCTTCGAAGGTGCCTACGGTGAAACCGTTGTCGGTGGCCTTTTTCCAGGAAGCACGCTTCTCGGCAATAGCCTCAGCGCGCAGGGCGTAGGAGATATTCAGGCCAGAGTCGCGCATGTTCAGACCCTGGTTCAGGCCCTGGGCGCCACAGCCGAGGATAACGATATTCCAGCCCTTGATGTAGTCACAGCCGTTTTCAAACTCGCTGCGATCCATAAAACGGCACTGGCTCAGCTGAGCCAGCTGCTGACGTAAATTCAATGAGTTAAAGTAGTTAGCCATAGTGAATACCACTTATCCTTCGTCAATTGGGTTCAAACAACCAGCATGCCTCTTTTGGCCTGTGCCGATTGTGATTGAAATCACTATAGCGGAGAGTTAGCATTGCTCAAAATGATATAAACGAAAGCTATTGTTTCACTTTAAGCAACGTAGTTTCAGATAAAATCAGTGAGTCGAGGTCGGTGTGGATATACGAGAAATCAAGCTGTTCCTGAGCCTGTGCGACACCCTGCAGTTTGCCCGCACCGCCGAGCAAATGCACGTGAGCCCCTCCACCTTAAGCCGCGCCATGCAGCGACTGGAAGAGGATGCCGGCACCCGTTTGTTTGAACGGGATAACCGCAGCGTGAGCCTGACCTCCGCCGGAGTGGAGTTTCGCCAGTTTGCCCAGAACATGGTTAATGGCTGGGAGCAGCTGAAAAGCCGCATTTCCCCCAATCAGCATCAGTTAATGGGACGGCTGAATCTGTACTGCTCGGTGACTGCCGCCTACAGCCATTTGCCGGGTTTGCTGGATAAGTTTCGCCGCGAACACCCACTGGTGGAAATTGTGCTCGGCACCGGGGATGCGGCCAATGCCGTGAGTGAGGTGCAGCAAAACCGTGCCGATATCGCCATTGCCGCACTGCCGGAATCCTTCCCGGATAATCTGCACTTTGCCCCGATTGAAACCATTCCCCTGACTATCATCACCCCACAAATGCCCTGCCGCGCCAGGGAGCTGCTCGCCGAAGAAACCATCCCCTGGGACAAGCTGCCCTTTATCATTCAGGATCATGGCCCCGGCAGACGCCGCGCCGATGCCTGGTTTAAGGCGATGGGCATTCAGCCCAATATTTACGCCAAGGTGTCGGGCCATGAGGCGATCGTGTCCATGGTAGCGCTGGGCTGCGGCGTCAGCATCACCCCGGAAGTGGTGATTCAGCACAGCCCGGTGCGCGACCGCATTGCGCTGATGCCAAGCCCGGTGGCCATCGCCCCCTTTGAACTGGGCTGCTGCTGCAAGAGCAAGCGCCGCGACGACCCGCTGATAGCCGCCTTTCTCGACTGCATCGAGTACTGAAAGGGAAGATGCGAATAAGTCCCGTGCTTGCTCTGCGTGTGCTTAAAGTGGATAGATGCAAGGCACAGTTCGCAGCGAATGGCCCTACCTAGTCCTTCGCAAGAACTGTAACGCAGCAGATACCGCTGTAAGCCACGCCCTGCGGGGCTTTGATAGCAACACCATTTCAGCGTTATTCAACTTCAGCAGGCCTCGGCATGCTTTCAGTTGAATGCCTTGAACTGTCGTCGCTATCAAAGCCAGAGCTGTGCGAGGACTTGTTCGCATCTTCCCAAGCATAAAAAAGGCCGCATAATGCGGCCTTTTTCGTATTTACTCGCTCTCAGCACTGGGCGGCTGTTCCACCTTGGTCACCAGCAGCTGATCCACCTTGTATGAGTCGATGTCGACCACTTCAAACTTGTAACCGGCATAGACCACAAAGTCGGTGCGACGGGGGATTTTACGCAGCTTGAACATAATGAAACCGGCGATGGTTTCGTAGTTCTGGCTCTGGGGAAAACTGTCGATACCAAAAGCGCGCATTACGTCGGTGATGGGAGTCACCCCATCCACCAGCCAGGACGAGGTATCACGGGCAACGATTTGCTCTTCCCCTTCCGCCAGCGACCAGGTGCCCATCACGGCACTTTGCAGATCGTTGAAGGTCACCACCCCCAGCACCAGCGCGTACTCATTCAGCACCACGGCAAAGTCGACCCGGTTATTGCGGAAATAATCCAGCGCCTCCGACAGGCTCAGGGTGTCGGGAATAATCGGGCAACTCTGCACCAATGATGGGTCTTTCAGGTTCAGCGTCTGGCCGCTGATCACCTTGATAAGCAAATCCTTGGAGTCGACATAACCCTTAATGGCATCCAGCTGACCATCACAGAGCAGAAACTGGCTGTGGGGATCGGCGGCGATTTTCCGCTTGATGTCCTCTTCGGTATCGCTTTGCAGGAAGAACACCAGGCTCTCCCGGGGTGTCATGGCAGAAGTAACAGGAATGCTTTGCATTTCAAACACATTCTCCATCATTTTCTGCTCGCCTTTGTCGATTACCCCTGCCTCGGCACCGGCATCCATCACAGCATAAATATCGTCTTCGGTGATGGTGTCGTTGCGCTCGGTAGGTATTTGCAGCATCCGAAACAGGCCGTTGGCAAGGCCATTGAACACCCACACCAGCGGCCGAAGCAGGGTAATACACAGCCCCATGGCACCCACCAGAGCAACCGCAACCCGCTCGGGCATGGCCATGGCGATACGCTTGGGCATGAGATCGGCCAGCAGAATAAACAGGCTGGTCACCAACAGGAACGACAGCACAAAGCTCAGCTTGGCCAGCCAGGAATCGGGCACCACGCCACTGAGCAGCGCCATGATGTGCGGCGTAAAGGCCGACTCACCCACGATACCGCCCATGATGGCTACGGCATTGAGACCAATTTGCACCACGGTAAAAAAGCTGCCCGGATGGGCCTGCAATGCCAGCACCCGCTCGGCCTTTTCGTTACCTTCGTCGGCCATCTGCCGCAGGCGGATTTTACGCGCCGCCGCGAGGGCAATCTCCGACATGGAGAAGAAACAACTGACACATATAAGTGCCAGAATAATCGAGATATTTTCTAAAAAACTCATGGAATTATCCATCCTGGAAACGCAGGTTTGCGCTTCACTTGCTATACTCTGAAATGCTGCGGGAGCCGGAGGGGAGCTATGTTCAAGTCATTATATATGCTGATCATTTGCAGCTGTGTGACTCTGTTCTCGCCCTGTATCTATGCCGCGACAGAACGCCCTTTGACTTTCTGCGTTGAGGTCACTGAATTCCCGCCCTTCAACTATTTTGTCCGTGAAAACAACGTAAAAACCGACACCCTTGCGGGCTACGACATAGACATACTGAAGCGGGTATTTGAGGGGGTTCCTTATGAAGTGGTGTCCCTGCCCTGGCGGCGTTGTCTTATGTCCCTGACAACCGGTGCTGTGGATGCCGCCATGAGCGCATCCATGAACGAGCAGCGGCAACGGGATTATATCTCATCCGAACCCTATTATTACCTGACTCCCGGTTATTTTTATTTGGCCAGGGCCGCCGATACCCCAAACGAAATTGCCAGCGGTGCAGCCCTGCAGGCGCTGGGGCCCGTGTGCGGGCTTGGCGGCCACAACTATGCTCAGTTTGGTCTGACGCAAGGCTCGGATGTCACCCGCATGGTCAATTACCAGCAACTGGCCGAAATGCTGGAAGTCGGTCGCTGCCGCTTCTATCTTGATCGTCTCGAGCTGCTGCCGGCGGTAACCGCCCTGTTCGACAATGTGCACCTGCCGCCGCTGGACAAGGGCCGGATCACAGGCGCTCCCAGTGAGCCTTTCTATATGTTGATTTCCCCAAAAAGCCCACAGAAAAACTGGCTTTTATCCCATTTCAACCGCCGCATTACCGAGCTTAGGCAACAGGGAGAACTGGCAAAAATTCTTGAGCAAAGTGAGCGCACGCTTACTGGCAAATGAGCGCTGACTTTGTATGCAAAAGTTATCTATACTGGGATCTCCACGGAAGGCTCAAAGCAGAATGGAGACGCCACTCAACCTTTGGGGAACAGCCGGATGGATATTGCCGCTTTTGCACTGACCACGATAGGACTGCTCGCCTTGCTGGCCTCTTTGCCAACGCTGTGGCGCATCTGTTCACTGCCGGATTTCCACAACCGCGCCTGGTGTACCCTGTTGGTGTTGGTGATGGGATTTGTGATGGGGTACCTGGGTTATCTGTGGATGATACTGGGCCACGAAGTGACCCAACTGGAGCTGGTCGTGGCGGCAATTTTTGGTGGTGGCGGCGGCTTTGTGTATCTGGTGACCAAACTGAGTGCCAACACCATTCGGCGGCTGCTCGATACCCTGAGAGAAAAGCGCTTTCAGGCCGAACACGACCTGTTGACCGGTCTGCCCAACCGCAACGCCTACTATCAAAAATTTGATCAGCTGTTGCAGGAAGCAAAGCCTTTTGCTTGCATGATCATGGACCTGAATGACTTCAAAATCATCAACGACACCTATGGCCACCACATTGGCGACCGGGTTTTGCAGGAAACCTGCAACCGGCTGTTGTCGCTCACGCCATCCAGCGCCCTGTGCGCCCGCCTGGGCGGCGATGAATTTGCCATGCTGCTGCCGGGGTTTACCGCCCAATCGGCGCGGGAGCTTTGCCAGCAGATCCACTTTCAGCTGAAACAGGATATTTGTTTTGATGGCTTGCGGGTTGCAGTGGGTACCAGCATAGGCATCAGCCAGTACCCACGGGATGCCGACGATAAGAAACAGTTGATGAAATTTGCCGACATTGCCATGTACCACGCCAAACGCATGGAGCAGCACACAGCTATTTTTACCCCTGAACTGACCCTGCAAACCTGAGCCTTCACACCAAACTCAAGCTCAGGCGCGCCACTCGCCCGGCGGATTGTAGGGCGTGCCATTAATCACCGCGCTATCACGCCCCAACTCTTTGGCAAGATACAAACTGGCATCGGCCTTACTCATGGCCTCCCGCACACTGTGGCAATCCTCCAGGGTCACGGCGCCAATACTCAGGGTGACATAGCCCAGATGCGAGCCCACATGGGGCAGCTGTAATCGGTGCACCGCCATCAGCAGCTTATCGCAAACCCTCTCCAGCTCCGCAGGCTCCATCAATGGCGCCCCCATGGCAAATTCTTCACCGCCGATACGCGCCAGCAGAGTGGCGTCGGGCGATTCCGCCTTAAGCAGCGCTGCCAGCTTTTTCAGCACATCGTCACCGGCCACATGGCCATAGGTGTCGTTGTAACGCTTAAAGTAATCCACATCCACCATCAGCAGCACGCCGCCGTCTTCAAGCTG
It encodes the following:
- the ilvM gene encoding acetolactate synthase 2 small subunit: MNHSLEVTLMQRPEVVERVLRVVRHRGFTVTNMNMRLGEESVYLSMSVSSERAIELLSNQLTKLVDVTGCHVMQPAMSQSASA
- the ilvC gene encoding ketol-acid reductoisomerase; this encodes MANYFNSLNLRQQLAQLSQCRFMDRSEFENGCDYIKGWNIVILGCGAQGLNQGLNMRDSGLNISYALRAEAIAEKRASWKKATDNGFTVGTFEELIPQADLVLNLTPDKQHSNVVNTVMPLMKQGATLSYSHGFNIVEEGMQVRPDITVVMVAPKCPGTEVREEYKRGFGVPTLIAVHPENDPRGDGLEIAKAYASATGGDRAGVLHSSFIAEVKSDLMGEQTILCGMLQTSAILGYEKMVADGVEPGYAAKLIQQGLETITEALKQGGITNMMDRLSNPAKIKAFDMAEELKGILAPLFEKHMDDIISGEFSRVMMEDWANDDANLLRWRAETNETAFENAPSSNEHIDEQTYFDKGIFLVAMIKAGVELAFDTMVDAGIIEESAYYESLHETPLIANTIARKRLYEMNVVISDTAEYGCYLFNHAAVPMLRDYVKSMSAEYLGAGLKDGCNAVDNVRLIEVNQAIRNTAVEYIGEELRGYMKDMKRISAAQ
- the ilvD gene encoding dihydroxy-acid dehydratase, which produces MAKLRSATSTEGRNMAGARALWRATGVKDTDFGKPIIAIANSFTQFVPGHVHLKDMGALVASAIEEAGGIAKEFNTIAVDDGIAMGHGGMLYSLPSRELIADSVEYMVNAHCADALVCISNCDKITPGMLMAALRLNIPVVFVSGGPMEAGKTKLSDKLIKLDLVDAMVAAADDRISDADSEQIERSACPTCGSCSGMFTANSMNCLTEALGLSLPGNGSMLATHSDRRELFLEAGRRVMKLAKRYYGDDDASVLPRAIASFKAFENAMALDVAMGGSSNTVLHLLAAAQEAEVDFTMADIDRISRKVPHLCKVAPSTPKYHMEDVHRAGGVMAILGELDRAGLLHTDVNHVASEDGTLKSVLERFDVVLTQDQKVHEFFRAGPAGIPTTRAFSQSCRWDTLDDDRREGCIRSREFAFSQEGGLAVLSGNLAENGCIVKTAGVDDSNLKFSGVARVYESQEDAVAGILGGEVVAGDVVVIRYEGPKGGPGMQEMLYPTSYLKSRGLGTQCALITDGRFSGGTSGLSIGHVSPEAASGGTIGLIENGDRIDIDIPGRSIKLLVSDAELESRRAAMNAKGPLAWKPLSRVRPVSMALKAYAMLATSADKGAVRDVSKLEG
- the ilvG gene encoding acetolactate synthase 2 catalytic subunit; its protein translation is MRGADAVIKVLAAHGVNTVFGYPGGAIMPIYDALYGSEVEHTLCRHEQGAGFAAVGYARASGKTGVCFATSGPGATNLITALADALLDSVPVVAITGQVSTSVIGTDAFQEIDVLGMSLSCTKHSFMVQSVDELVPTLYRAFELAASGRPGPVLVDIPKDIQIAQLEYRAPLLAVADEPELLDADIDAARALIAAAKKPMLYVGGGVGMAGAVEQLRRFIKATNMPSVATLKGLGTIPHGTPGYLGMLGMHGGKAANLAVQECDLLMVVGARFDDRVTGRLASFAPNAKVLHLDIDAAELGKLRQPDVAIAAELRAVLPRLEMELDIAPWCSEVESLAEAHRWDYNHPGSLIYAPAMLRRLANKLPEDSVVSCDVGQHQMWVAQHMHFRRPEDHLSSAGLGTMGFGLPAAIGAQMARPDATVVAVSGDGSFMMNVQELTTIKRRKLPVKILLIDNQRLGMVKQWQQLFFEERYSETNLSDNPDFVTLASAFEIPGRTIFGADEVEEALEEMLTCKGPFLLHVAIDDAFNVWPLVPPGASNSDMMEEMERST
- the ilvY gene encoding HTH-type transcriptional activator IlvY, with product MDIREIKLFLSLCDTLQFARTAEQMHVSPSTLSRAMQRLEEDAGTRLFERDNRSVSLTSAGVEFRQFAQNMVNGWEQLKSRISPNQHQLMGRLNLYCSVTAAYSHLPGLLDKFRREHPLVEIVLGTGDAANAVSEVQQNRADIAIAALPESFPDNLHFAPIETIPLTIITPQMPCRARELLAEETIPWDKLPFIIQDHGPGRRRADAWFKAMGIQPNIYAKVSGHEAIVSMVALGCGVSITPEVVIQHSPVRDRIALMPSPVAIAPFELGCCCKSKRRDDPLIAAFLDCIEY
- the ilvA gene encoding threonine ammonia-lyase, biosynthetic; translated protein: MLDFAGGGDTNKSEVKPVDLAHYYLQKILLSSVYDVAKVTPLSHMGKLSARLGQEIYLKREDMQPVHSFKLRGAYNRISQLTQAECERGVVCASAGNHAQGVALSASSRGVDAVIVMPTTTPDIKIDAVRRRGGNVLLHGESFDQANAHAQHLAQTEGRVYIAPFDDEAVIAGQGTVAQEMLQQQRDLELVFVPVGGGGLVAGIAAYYKAVRPSVKIIGVEPEDAACLKAAMAAGEPVTLSQVGLFADGVAVKRIGAEPFRIAKHYVDEVVTVSSDEICAAVKDIFEDTRAIAEPAGALSLAGLKKYLAQATPALAEAGKPARKVAAILSGANVNFHSLRYVSERCELGEQKEAVLAVKVPEVPGSFLKFCELLGKRAMTEFNYRFSGRDSAVVFAGIRLSGGQQELAEIIASLTSGGFEVQDLTNDETAKLHVRYMVGGHPTEPLSERLFSFEFPEYPGALLKFLTTLGSRWNISLFHYRNHGAAFGRVLAGFEVPEGDHEAFGRFLTELGFVWQEETHSPAYRLFLGSK